The Saccharopolyspora gloriosae genome window below encodes:
- a CDS encoding acyl-CoA dehydrogenase produces the protein MDIPKTPARFDADELANLLDGRWAGVRAKVREALEGTALPPGDHLDTDSHRAQTLEQLHMLVKSGIPEIGFPAAQGGQGDVGGSVVSLEMLAGNLSLMVKAGVQWGLFGGAVQALGTERHHERYLPSIMSLDLPGCFAMTETGHGSDVQHLRTTAEYDPATEEFVVHTPHESARKEYIGNAARDGRMAVVFAQLITGGERHGVHALMVPIRNEDGSARPGVHLSDCGRKAGLNGVDNGRITFDQVRVPREALLNRYGDVAADGTYSSPIESTGKRFFTMLGTLIRGRISVAGTAGSAAKLALEIALRYGTTRRQFDRPGTAEETVVLDYLGHQRKLLPALAKSYALHFAQEQLVQTLHEVSGSGDERAQRELESRAAGLKALTTWHATSTIQAAREACGGAGYLAENQLPQLKADTDVFTTFEGDNTVLLQLVAKGLLTDYKDQFGELGTLEVARFVADQFVGAVIERTAAKSLVQRLVDAAQRDDEEAVFDRGWQLKLFDDRERHVLDGVARRLRRATGKDADPFEVFNNAQDHVLRAARVHIDRVVLEAFVAGIERCTDGPTAQLLDRVCDLYVLATIEEDRGWFLEHERITPRRAKAVTEAVNGLCQGLRPHAVELVEAFGLPRQWITAPIATGAEAARQDAQRAHDRTLA, from the coding sequence ATGGACATCCCGAAGACACCCGCTCGGTTCGACGCGGACGAATTGGCGAACCTGCTCGACGGGCGGTGGGCCGGGGTGCGCGCCAAGGTGCGCGAGGCGCTCGAAGGAACCGCACTGCCACCCGGTGACCACCTGGACACCGACTCGCACCGCGCGCAGACCCTCGAACAGCTGCACATGCTGGTCAAGAGCGGGATTCCGGAGATCGGCTTCCCCGCCGCGCAAGGCGGTCAGGGCGACGTCGGCGGCTCCGTCGTCTCGCTGGAGATGCTGGCCGGGAACCTGTCGCTGATGGTCAAGGCCGGCGTGCAGTGGGGCCTGTTCGGCGGCGCGGTGCAGGCGCTGGGCACCGAACGCCACCACGAGCGCTACCTGCCCTCGATCATGAGCCTGGACCTGCCCGGCTGCTTCGCGATGACCGAGACCGGGCACGGCTCCGACGTGCAGCACCTGCGCACCACCGCCGAGTACGACCCGGCGACCGAGGAGTTCGTGGTGCACACGCCGCACGAGTCGGCGCGCAAGGAGTACATCGGCAACGCCGCCCGCGACGGCCGGATGGCGGTGGTGTTCGCCCAGCTCATCACCGGTGGCGAGCGCCACGGCGTGCACGCGCTGATGGTGCCGATCCGGAACGAGGACGGCTCCGCCCGGCCCGGCGTGCACCTGTCCGACTGCGGCCGCAAGGCCGGGCTCAACGGCGTCGACAACGGGCGCATCACCTTCGACCAGGTGCGGGTGCCGCGCGAGGCGCTGCTCAACCGCTACGGCGACGTGGCCGCCGACGGCACCTACAGCAGCCCGATCGAGAGCACCGGCAAGCGGTTCTTCACCATGCTCGGCACGCTCATCCGCGGCCGGATCTCGGTGGCGGGAACCGCTGGCAGCGCCGCGAAGCTCGCCCTGGAGATCGCGCTGCGCTACGGCACGACCCGCAGGCAGTTCGACCGCCCGGGCACCGCCGAGGAGACCGTCGTCCTCGACTACCTCGGCCACCAGCGCAAGCTGCTGCCCGCGCTGGCGAAGTCCTACGCGCTGCACTTCGCGCAGGAACAGCTGGTGCAGACGCTGCACGAGGTGTCGGGTTCCGGGGACGAGCGCGCGCAGCGGGAGCTGGAGTCGCGGGCCGCCGGGCTCAAGGCGCTGACCACCTGGCACGCGACGAGCACCATCCAGGCCGCCCGCGAGGCGTGCGGCGGTGCCGGCTACCTGGCGGAGAACCAGCTGCCGCAGCTGAAGGCCGACACCGACGTGTTCACCACCTTCGAAGGCGACAACACGGTCCTGCTGCAGCTGGTCGCGAAGGGGCTGCTGACCGACTACAAGGACCAGTTCGGCGAGCTCGGCACCCTGGAGGTGGCGCGGTTCGTCGCCGACCAGTTCGTCGGCGCGGTCATCGAGCGCACCGCGGCGAAGTCGCTGGTGCAGCGCCTGGTCGACGCCGCGCAGCGCGACGACGAGGAAGCGGTGTTCGACCGCGGCTGGCAGCTCAAGCTGTTCGACGACCGCGAGCGCCACGTCCTCGACGGCGTCGCCCGCAGGCTGCGGCGGGCCACCGGCAAGGACGCGGACCCCTTCGAGGTGTTCAACAACGCCCAGGACCACGTGCTGCGCGCGGCCCGGGTGCACATCGACCGGGTGGTGTTGGAGGCGTTCGTCGCGGGCATCGAGCGCTGCACCGACGGCCCGACCGCGCAGCTGCTGGACCGGGTGTGCGATCTGTACGTGCTCGCCACGATCGAGGAGGACCGGGGCTGGTTCCTGGAGCACGAGCGGATCACGCCGCGTCGCGCGAAGGCGGTGACGGAGGCGGTGAACGGCCTGTGCCAGGGGCTCCGGCCGCACGCGGTGGAGCTGGTGGAGGCGTTCGGGCTGCCGCGCCAGTGGATCACGGCTCCGATCGCGACGGGGGCGGAGGCGGCCCGGCAGGACGCCCAGCGCGCGCACGACAGGACGCTCGCCTGA
- a CDS encoding YqgE/AlgH family protein, whose amino-acid sequence MESDAEVEPGTLLVAAPQLLDMNFRRTVVYIIHHRGEGTLGVILNRPSEVAVSDVLPQWAPHASEPPSLYVGGPVEQRTAICLAALRAGEDVKRISGMVGVRGPVGLVDLDGDPDDLVPRARGLRFFAGYAGWDAKQLAGEIERGDWIIVPALPDDVIAAPGADLWGRVLRRQSTPLAFLATHPGDVKLN is encoded by the coding sequence GTGGAATCAGACGCGGAGGTGGAGCCGGGGACGCTGCTGGTGGCTGCTCCGCAGCTGCTCGACATGAACTTCCGCCGGACGGTGGTCTACATCATCCACCACCGGGGCGAGGGCACTCTCGGCGTCATCCTGAACCGGCCCAGCGAGGTCGCCGTCAGCGACGTGCTGCCGCAGTGGGCGCCGCACGCCAGCGAGCCGCCATCGCTCTACGTCGGCGGACCCGTGGAGCAGCGGACCGCGATCTGCCTGGCCGCGCTGCGCGCCGGGGAGGACGTCAAGCGGATCAGCGGCATGGTCGGGGTGCGCGGCCCGGTCGGGCTCGTCGACCTCGACGGCGATCCGGACGACCTGGTGCCGAGGGCGCGCGGGCTGCGGTTCTTCGCCGGCTACGCCGGCTGGGACGCCAAGCAGCTCGCCGGGGAGATCGAACGCGGCGACTGGATCATCGTGCCCGCCCTGCCCGACGACGTGATCGCCGCGCCCGGCGCGGACCTGTGGGGGCGCGTGCTGCGCCGCCAGAGCACCCCGCTGGCCTTCCTCGCCACCCACCCCGGCGACGTGAAGCTGAACTGA
- the leuS gene encoding leucine--tRNA ligase — MSGQAAGVTSEPTGDPSTGSSANGSEETPRFRYTAETAAQVEQRWQQRWEELGTFHAPNPAGPLSTGSELDAANKLFIQDMFPYPSGSGLHVGHPLGFIGTDVYARFHRMLGRNVLHTMGFDAFGLPAEQYAVQTGTHPRTTTEQNIERYLRQIRRLGLGHDERRRVATTDVEFYKWTQWIFLQVFHAWYDTEADGGKGRARPIAELEKQFADGERATPDGRAWSELGRTEQRELIDSYRLAYLSEAPVNWAPGLGTVVANEEVTADGLTERGNFPVFRRNLKQWMMRITAYSDRLVDDLDRLDWPDKVKSMQRNWIGRSQGANVTFQLDGSAERVEVFTTRPDTLFGVTYLVLAPEHPLVDELTAAEWPEGTRDGWTGGASTPVRAVADYRRTASMKSDMDRQENKDKTGVFTGAWATNPVNGSRIPVFVADYVLMGYGTGAIMAVPGEDTRDWDFAQAFELPVVRTVQPTDDHVDGAFTGDGPRINSANPEAGLDLNDLGLDEAKSTVIDWLAERGHGTGTVQYKLRDWLFARQRYWGEPFPIVYGEDGEPLGVPESSLPVVLPEVEDYSPRTFDPEDADSRPEPPLAKATEWAEVELDLGDGLKDYRRDTNVMPQWAGSCWYQLRYIDPVNDSEFVDPANERYWMGPRPQSHGADDPGGLDLYVGGVEHAVLHLLYSRFWHKVLFDLGFLSSEEPYRRLYNQGYIQAFAYTDSRGVYVPADEVEERDGKFFFGAEEVRREYGKMGKSLKNSVSPDEMADAYGADTLRLYEMAMGPLDTSRPWATKDVVGSHRFLQRLWRNVVDESTGEPRVTDEQPDEEVLRALHKTIDGVREDFDALRFNTAVAKLIELNNRVTKAYSGAAGTPRQVVEPLVLMVAPLTPHLAEELWSRLGHEGGLAHGPFPVAQQEYLVEDTAEYPIQINGKVRSRVVVPASASQDEVRTAALADEKVVAALEGKEPRKVIVVPGRLVNVVA, encoded by the coding sequence ATGAGCGGCCAGGCAGCAGGCGTGACGAGCGAGCCGACGGGAGATCCGTCGACGGGGAGCTCGGCGAACGGGAGTGAGGAGACGCCCCGGTTCCGCTACACCGCGGAGACGGCGGCGCAGGTCGAGCAGCGCTGGCAGCAGCGGTGGGAAGAGCTCGGCACCTTCCACGCGCCGAACCCGGCCGGTCCGCTGAGCACCGGTTCCGAGCTGGATGCGGCGAACAAGCTGTTCATCCAGGACATGTTCCCGTACCCGTCCGGTTCGGGGCTGCACGTCGGGCACCCGCTGGGCTTCATCGGCACCGACGTCTACGCCCGCTTCCACCGGATGCTGGGCCGCAACGTGCTGCACACGATGGGCTTCGACGCCTTCGGACTGCCCGCGGAGCAGTACGCGGTGCAGACCGGCACGCACCCGCGCACCACCACCGAGCAGAACATCGAGCGCTACCTGCGCCAGATCCGCAGGCTGGGCCTGGGCCACGACGAGCGCCGGCGGGTCGCGACCACCGACGTCGAGTTCTACAAGTGGACGCAGTGGATCTTCCTGCAGGTCTTCCACGCCTGGTACGACACCGAGGCCGACGGCGGCAAGGGCCGGGCGCGGCCCATCGCCGAGCTGGAGAAGCAGTTCGCCGACGGTGAGCGCGCCACCCCGGACGGCCGCGCGTGGAGCGAGCTGGGCCGCACCGAGCAGCGCGAGCTGATCGACTCCTACCGGCTGGCGTACCTGTCGGAGGCGCCGGTGAACTGGGCGCCCGGCCTGGGCACGGTCGTGGCGAACGAGGAGGTCACCGCCGACGGCCTGACCGAGCGTGGCAACTTCCCGGTGTTCCGCCGGAACCTGAAGCAGTGGATGATGCGGATCACCGCGTACTCCGACCGCCTGGTGGACGACCTGGACCGGCTGGACTGGCCGGACAAGGTCAAGAGCATGCAGCGGAACTGGATCGGCCGCTCGCAGGGCGCGAACGTCACGTTCCAGCTGGACGGGTCCGCCGAGCGCGTCGAGGTGTTCACCACCCGGCCGGACACCCTGTTCGGCGTGACCTACCTGGTGCTGGCCCCGGAGCACCCGCTGGTGGACGAGCTGACCGCCGCCGAGTGGCCCGAGGGCACCCGCGACGGGTGGACCGGCGGCGCGTCGACCCCGGTGCGGGCGGTCGCGGACTACCGGCGCACCGCGTCGATGAAGTCCGACATGGACCGCCAGGAGAACAAGGACAAGACCGGCGTGTTCACCGGCGCCTGGGCCACCAACCCGGTCAACGGCAGCCGGATCCCGGTCTTCGTCGCCGACTACGTGCTGATGGGCTACGGCACCGGCGCGATCATGGCGGTGCCCGGCGAGGACACCCGCGACTGGGACTTCGCGCAGGCCTTCGAGCTGCCGGTGGTGCGCACCGTGCAGCCCACCGACGACCACGTCGACGGCGCGTTCACCGGCGACGGGCCGCGGATCAACTCCGCGAACCCCGAAGCCGGGCTGGACCTCAACGACCTGGGCCTGGACGAGGCCAAGAGCACCGTCATCGACTGGCTGGCCGAGCGCGGCCACGGCACCGGCACGGTGCAGTACAAGCTGCGCGACTGGCTGTTCGCCCGGCAGCGCTACTGGGGCGAGCCGTTCCCCATCGTCTACGGCGAGGACGGCGAGCCGCTGGGCGTGCCGGAGAGCTCGCTGCCGGTGGTGCTGCCGGAGGTCGAGGACTACTCGCCGCGCACCTTCGACCCGGAGGACGCCGACAGCCGCCCCGAACCGCCGCTGGCGAAGGCCACCGAGTGGGCCGAGGTGGAGCTGGACCTGGGCGACGGGCTCAAGGACTACCGCCGCGACACCAACGTGATGCCGCAGTGGGCCGGTTCCTGCTGGTACCAGCTGCGCTACATCGACCCGGTGAACGACTCCGAGTTCGTCGACCCCGCCAACGAGCGCTACTGGATGGGGCCCCGGCCGCAGTCGCACGGCGCGGACGACCCGGGTGGGCTGGACCTGTACGTCGGCGGCGTGGAGCACGCGGTGCTGCACCTGCTGTACTCCCGCTTCTGGCACAAGGTGCTGTTCGACCTGGGCTTCCTGAGCTCGGAGGAGCCGTACCGGCGGCTGTACAACCAGGGCTACATCCAGGCGTTCGCCTACACCGACTCCCGCGGCGTGTACGTGCCCGCGGACGAGGTCGAGGAGCGCGACGGCAAGTTCTTCTTCGGTGCGGAGGAGGTGCGCCGCGAGTACGGGAAGATGGGCAAGAGCCTGAAGAACTCCGTCTCCCCGGACGAGATGGCCGACGCCTACGGCGCGGACACGCTGCGGCTCTACGAGATGGCGATGGGCCCGCTGGACACCTCGCGGCCGTGGGCGACCAAGGACGTCGTCGGCTCGCACCGGTTCCTGCAGCGGTTGTGGCGCAACGTCGTCGACGAGAGCACCGGCGAGCCGCGCGTCACCGACGAGCAGCCCGACGAGGAGGTGCTGCGCGCCCTGCACAAGACGATCGACGGGGTGCGCGAGGACTTCGACGCGCTGCGCTTCAACACCGCGGTGGCGAAGCTGATCGAGCTGAACAACCGCGTCACCAAGGCGTACTCGGGTGCCGCGGGCACGCCGCGCCAGGTCGTGGAGCCGCTGGTGCTGATGGTCGCTCCGCTGACCCCGCACCTGGCGGAGGAGCTGTGGTCGCGGCTGGGCCACGAGGGCGGCCTGGCCCACGGCCCGTTCCCGGTCGCGCAGCAGGAGTACCTGGTCGAGGACACGGCCGAGTACCCGATCCAGATCAACGGCAAGGTCCGGTCGCGGGTCGTGGTGCCCGCGTCGGCGTCGCAGGACGAGGTGCGCACCGCGGCGCTGGCCGACGAGAAGGTGGTGGCCGCGCTGGAGGGCAAGGAGCCGCGCAAGGTCATCGTCGTTCCCGGCCGGCTGGTCAACGTCGTCGCCTGA
- a CDS encoding esterase-like activity of phytase family protein, producing MSANRFPVALAAAVLAMAAAPAACAAPARPAPPDGVRLLGERTLPWATTFQGTAVGGLSGLDHDPRTGRWVFVSDDRSEQDPARFYTADVEVRADGLGAWTLTGTHPFRRPDGATYPPISAGDGTTVDPEEIRFDPWSHDVWWTSEGERDPRSIDPSIRSAAPDGSFRAELPLPPNLVHRPDSGPRRNESLESLAFADGGSLVVHAVESALLQDGDPPTTEHGALSRITVQDRGGRVLSQHAYPVDPVFAESGGEPGDNGIAAVLDAGDRLLVLERAYVEGAGNSIRIYEADLRGSDDVKDVPSLRDAPVRPVHKRLLADLAQFDLGTVDNVEGLTWGPRLPTGERTLALVSDNNFSPTQTTRLIVLALR from the coding sequence ATGAGCGCGAACAGGTTCCCCGTCGCCCTGGCCGCCGCGGTGCTCGCGATGGCGGCCGCACCGGCGGCGTGCGCCGCGCCCGCGAGGCCCGCGCCCCCGGACGGGGTGCGCCTGCTGGGCGAGCGGACCCTGCCGTGGGCGACGACGTTCCAGGGCACCGCCGTCGGCGGCCTCTCCGGCCTGGACCACGACCCGCGCACCGGCCGGTGGGTGTTCGTCAGCGACGACCGCTCGGAGCAGGACCCGGCGCGCTTCTACACCGCCGACGTCGAGGTCCGGGCCGACGGGCTCGGGGCGTGGACCCTCACCGGGACCCACCCGTTCCGGCGGCCCGACGGCGCCACCTACCCGCCGATCTCCGCCGGTGACGGCACCACCGTCGATCCCGAGGAGATCCGCTTCGACCCGTGGTCGCACGACGTGTGGTGGACCAGCGAGGGCGAACGGGACCCGCGGTCGATCGACCCGTCGATCCGCTCGGCGGCCCCGGACGGCTCGTTCCGGGCCGAGCTGCCGTTGCCGCCGAACCTGGTCCACCGCCCGGACTCGGGTCCGCGGCGCAACGAGTCGCTGGAGTCCCTCGCGTTCGCCGACGGCGGTTCGCTGGTGGTCCACGCCGTCGAGTCCGCGCTGCTGCAGGACGGCGACCCGCCGACGACCGAGCACGGCGCGCTCAGCCGGATCACCGTGCAGGACCGCGGCGGGCGGGTGCTCTCGCAGCACGCCTACCCGGTCGACCCGGTGTTCGCCGAGTCCGGCGGCGAGCCCGGCGACAACGGGATCGCCGCCGTGCTCGACGCCGGTGACCGCCTCCTCGTGCTGGAGCGGGCCTACGTCGAGGGCGCGGGCAACTCCATCCGGATCTACGAGGCGGACCTGCGCGGTTCGGACGACGTCAAGGACGTGCCCTCGTTGCGCGACGCACCGGTCCGCCCGGTGCACAAACGACTGCTCGCGGACCTGGCGCAGTTCGACCTCGGCACCGTCGACAACGTCGAAGGCCTCACGTGGGGGCCGCGCCTGCCCACCGGTGAGCGCACCCTCGCCCTGGTCAGCGACAACAACTTCTCCCCCACCCAGACGACCCGGCTCATCGTGCTGGCGCTGCGGTGA
- a CDS encoding SdpI family protein: MAVQVILCALLVVLGAALVFIGWRGLRSQLPPNRYVGVRTPATLRSEEAFALGNRVGAPAMLAGGAVAILAGVSEPLLTTVTSAVVVAVLGIAGAFALMVVGGVLGNKAAEAIPAPATAGCGGCPGGCCG, translated from the coding sequence ATGGCTGTGCAGGTGATCTTGTGCGCGCTGCTCGTTGTGCTCGGAGCGGCGCTGGTGTTCATCGGGTGGCGCGGACTGCGAAGCCAGCTGCCGCCGAACCGCTACGTGGGAGTCCGCACGCCCGCGACGCTGCGCAGCGAGGAGGCGTTCGCGCTCGGCAACCGGGTGGGCGCGCCCGCGATGCTGGCCGGGGGCGCGGTGGCGATCCTCGCGGGCGTCTCCGAGCCGCTGCTGACCACCGTGACCAGCGCGGTCGTCGTCGCGGTGCTCGGCATCGCCGGCGCGTTCGCGCTGATGGTCGTCGGCGGCGTCCTCGGCAACAAGGCGGCCGAGGCGATCCCCGCACCGGCGACCGCCGGTTGCGGCGGCTGCCCCGGCGGCTGCTGCGGCTGA